The proteins below are encoded in one region of Sideroxydans lithotrophicus ES-1:
- a CDS encoding ATP-binding response regulator yields the protein MNPLADLLRFEIDEINLPIRSEQIRARLDSYPLMVVSQLALAPLLVMLMWGKISHEVLQAWLAAVYCVHGIEYFFWHRHRALTKSVVQNRYWDRMFRRLTAMIALAWGSAGVLMFVPGDLAYQALMICVVMGLSAGAATSNPFHPPSMFIYLIGTILPLLGRLAWENDTTHWILFVMLGMFCAFVLKSALELIRTFEQSQRRRFENEILVGALLERKRDAEASRLAAEQANHAKSRFLATASHDLRQPLQALRLFSDALQDTAREKETVRLAGQIGKSVNALVDMFDDLLDVSRLDAGIVEPRMQHFLLGDLFDRLYGDFAPLAQAKGLSFELPVCTGRTCGPQNICDVVVRSDPFLLERMLRNLISNAIRYSDSGGVTVRCICMLGKVGLDIADTGIGIRAETLPHIFEEYYQADNPHRDRRKGLGLGLAIVRRIEQLLECKVRVSSEPGVGSVFSFEVPMGDPENLAQPFVISHSQYDLSGSVVALVEDDQDIREMTVNLLEQWGCRVVAGEFFEDVIRKLDIAGLQPGLLICDYRLPRGTTAIRVIRQMREQWGSELPAVVLTGDTASDTLHEIHDSGAILLHKPIAPMRLRAMMYSALHGEG from the coding sequence ATGAATCCGCTGGCCGATCTGCTGCGCTTCGAGATAGACGAAATAAATCTTCCGATCCGTTCGGAGCAGATTCGCGCCCGCCTCGACAGCTATCCGTTGATGGTCGTGTCGCAACTCGCCCTGGCCCCGCTATTGGTGATGCTGATGTGGGGCAAGATATCGCATGAAGTTTTGCAGGCCTGGTTGGCAGCGGTCTATTGCGTACATGGGATTGAATACTTTTTCTGGCATCGGCATCGCGCACTGACCAAGAGTGTAGTCCAGAACCGCTACTGGGATCGCATGTTCAGGAGATTGACGGCGATGATCGCGCTCGCCTGGGGCAGCGCCGGTGTGCTTATGTTTGTCCCGGGTGATCTGGCTTACCAGGCCCTGATGATTTGCGTGGTGATGGGACTGTCCGCGGGCGCAGCCACCAGCAATCCCTTCCATCCTCCTTCGATGTTCATCTACCTGATCGGCACGATCCTGCCCCTGCTGGGCAGGCTGGCATGGGAAAACGACACGACGCACTGGATATTGTTCGTGATGCTGGGCATGTTTTGCGCTTTCGTACTCAAATCGGCGCTGGAACTGATCCGCACCTTCGAGCAGTCGCAACGGCGCAGGTTCGAGAACGAGATTCTGGTCGGCGCATTGCTGGAACGGAAACGGGACGCGGAAGCGTCGCGCCTGGCGGCAGAGCAGGCCAATCATGCCAAATCAAGATTCCTGGCCACCGCCAGCCATGATCTGCGCCAGCCTTTGCAGGCCTTGCGCTTGTTTTCCGACGCCTTGCAGGATACCGCCAGGGAGAAAGAGACAGTCCGTCTGGCCGGTCAGATCGGCAAATCGGTCAATGCGCTGGTCGACATGTTCGACGACCTGCTGGATGTCTCGCGGCTGGATGCAGGCATCGTGGAACCGCGCATGCAGCATTTCCTGCTGGGCGACCTGTTCGACCGTCTGTATGGCGATTTTGCGCCGCTCGCCCAGGCGAAAGGATTGAGCTTCGAACTGCCCGTATGCACGGGGAGAACATGCGGCCCGCAAAATATCTGCGATGTGGTGGTCCGTAGCGATCCATTCCTGCTCGAACGCATGCTGCGCAACCTCATTTCCAATGCCATACGTTATAGCGACAGCGGCGGCGTCACCGTGCGCTGCATCTGCATGCTGGGCAAGGTCGGTCTGGACATCGCCGATACCGGCATCGGTATACGGGCCGAAACGTTGCCGCATATCTTCGAGGAATACTATCAGGCGGACAACCCGCACCGCGACCGCCGCAAAGGCCTGGGGCTGGGTCTGGCCATCGTGCGCCGGATCGAGCAACTGCTGGAATGCAAGGTCCGGGTCAGCTCCGAGCCGGGGGTCGGCTCGGTGTTCAGTTTCGAGGTGCCGATGGGCGATCCCGAAAACCTGGCGCAGCCCTTTGTCATCTCGCATTCCCAGTACGATCTGAGCGGCAGTGTGGTGGCGCTGGTGGAAGACGACCAGGACATACGCGAAATGACGGTCAACCTCCTGGAGCAATGGGGGTGCAGGGTGGTTGCGGGCGAGTTTTTCGAGGACGTGATACGCAAGCTGGATATCGCCGGACTGCAGCCTGGCTTGCTGATATGCGATTACCGGCTTCCCCGCGGCACGACCGCCATCCGGGTCATCAGGCAGATGCGGGAGCAATGGGGCAGTGAATTGCCGGCGGTCGTGCTGACCGGCGATACGGCCAGCGATACCTTGCATGAGATACACGATAGCGGGGCGATCCTGCTGCACAAGCCGATTGCGCCCATGCGGCTGCGGGCGATGATGTATTCCGCCTTGCACGGGGAAGGCTAG
- a CDS encoding SCO family protein yields the protein MSLRNLLLCLLFPLLASCGEQSLPSPFQAGDVTAKYAHADFHLKDATGKPVSLADYRGKVVALFFGYTHCPQICPTTLAELAHMMKLLGKDADRVQVLFVTLDPQRDTPELLAKYPAAFYPTFKGLYGDSAETAQAAKAFGVTYEKHMNKDGGYDLDHSAGTYFISPRGRPILLSPFWQHSDSWVQDVRILLSFK from the coding sequence ATGTCCCTGCGTAACTTGTTGCTGTGCCTGTTGTTCCCGTTGCTTGCCTCCTGTGGCGAGCAATCGCTGCCTTCGCCTTTTCAGGCCGGCGACGTGACTGCAAAATACGCGCATGCGGATTTCCACCTCAAGGATGCGACCGGCAAGCCGGTCAGCCTGGCCGACTATCGCGGCAAGGTGGTGGCGCTGTTCTTCGGCTATACCCACTGTCCGCAGATATGTCCGACCACGCTGGCCGAACTGGCACACATGATGAAATTGCTGGGCAAGGACGCCGACAGGGTACAGGTATTGTTTGTCACGCTCGATCCGCAGCGCGATACGCCCGAGTTGCTGGCGAAATATCCGGCTGCGTTCTACCCCACTTTCAAGGGTCTGTATGGAGACAGTGCAGAGACTGCGCAAGCGGCGAAAGCCTTCGGTGTGACCTACGAGAAACACATGAACAAGGACGGCGGCTACGATCTGGATCATTCCGCCGGGACATATTTCATCTCCCCCAGAGGGCGGCCGATCCTGTTGTCGCCCTTCTGGCAACATTCGGATTCATGGGTGCAGGACGTCAGGATACTGCTTTCGTTCAAATGA
- a CDS encoding sulfite exporter TauE/SafE family protein — MVEFSLIAVFLVGLLGGVHCLGMCGSIVGIFTTQVPKARPRWPFHLAYSSGRIASYAVAGALVGAIGQAGLLMRDAVPVQHLLFALSSLMLIALGLYLAGVWGAVRRLERLGGGLWKRLQPFTTRLLPVNTVPRALGLGVLWGWLPCGLVYSVLLTALASASAVKGALILLAFGLGTLPNLLAIGLFWESIKGWVQSPRVRMAAGLLVALFGVYGLFKVGYTFYINGWSGSCHVPA, encoded by the coding sequence AATTCAGTCTCATCGCGGTGTTCCTGGTCGGTCTGCTCGGTGGTGTGCATTGCCTCGGCATGTGCGGCAGCATCGTCGGCATATTTACCACCCAGGTACCCAAAGCAAGACCGCGCTGGCCGTTCCATCTGGCATACAGCAGCGGACGCATCGCGAGCTATGCGGTGGCGGGCGCACTGGTGGGGGCGATAGGCCAGGCCGGTCTGTTGATGCGCGATGCCGTTCCTGTGCAGCATCTGTTGTTTGCGCTGTCGAGCCTGATGCTCATCGCGCTGGGTTTGTATCTCGCCGGCGTATGGGGCGCGGTGCGACGGTTGGAGCGCTTGGGCGGGGGGCTGTGGAAGCGCCTGCAGCCATTTACGACCAGGTTGCTGCCGGTGAATACGGTGCCGCGTGCGCTTGGGTTGGGTGTCCTGTGGGGCTGGTTGCCGTGTGGGTTAGTATATAGCGTGCTGCTTACTGCATTGGCGAGCGCCAGCGCGGTCAAGGGCGCGCTGATCCTGCTTGCATTCGGTTTGGGCACGTTGCCCAACCTGCTGGCGATCGGCCTGTTCTGGGAAAGCATCAAGGGCTGGGTGCAATCGCCGCGCGTGAGAATGGCGGCAGGGCTGCTGGTGGCGTTGTTCGGGGTGTATGGCCTGTTCAAGGTCGGGTACACGTTTTATATCAATGGATGGAGCGGTAGCTGCCATGTCCCTGCGTAA